The following proteins are co-located in the Hydrogenophaga sp. RAC07 genome:
- the pmbA gene encoding metalloprotease PmbA has translation MKNAPHTPAQPTASSSANAPLPGFQYARGQFEELVDLALSHAKQLGAADAAAEVSEGAGLSVSVRKGELENVERNRDKSLGVTVYLGQKRGNASTSDFSAAAVRQTVQAAYDIARFTAEDPMAGLPDAADVADSYLDLDLFHPWVLNSEEAMRIALECEAAAFATSKKINNSEGAGVSAQQSHFFTAHLRDGARSGAGIFSGGYASSRHSLSVAPIAGKGANMQRDYWYSSQRSPHDLASPQAVGRYAAERTLARLNGRKIATTECPVLFESPMAAGLLGAYVQATSGGALYRNTTFLPNSLGKRVLAKHIDILEDPHVRNGKGSSPFDDEGVRTAKRKVVSAGKVLGYFLSTYSARKLGMRTTGNAGGSHNLTLTSRLTAPGDDLRAMLKKLGRGLMVTELMGQGVNYVTGDYSRGASGYWVENGEIAYPVHEITIAGNLKDMFQGIEAVGADAYNFGAKTVGSILINKMKIAGS, from the coding sequence ATGAAAAATGCCCCCCACACCCCGGCCCAGCCCACCGCCTCAAGCTCGGCCAACGCCCCACTCCCCGGTTTCCAGTACGCCCGCGGCCAGTTTGAAGAGCTGGTCGACCTGGCCCTTTCGCATGCCAAACAGCTCGGCGCTGCCGATGCCGCGGCCGAGGTGTCCGAAGGCGCCGGCCTGAGTGTGTCGGTGCGCAAGGGCGAGCTCGAAAACGTGGAGCGCAACCGCGACAAGTCGCTCGGCGTCACGGTGTACCTGGGCCAGAAGCGCGGCAACGCGTCCACCTCCGATTTCTCCGCCGCTGCCGTGCGCCAGACGGTGCAGGCCGCTTACGACATCGCCCGCTTCACCGCCGAAGACCCCATGGCCGGCCTGCCCGACGCGGCCGACGTGGCCGACAGCTACCTCGATCTCGACCTCTTTCACCCCTGGGTGCTGAACTCCGAAGAGGCGATGCGCATCGCGCTCGAATGCGAAGCCGCGGCCTTTGCCACCAGCAAGAAGATCAACAACAGCGAAGGCGCGGGCGTGTCGGCCCAGCAGTCCCACTTTTTCACCGCCCACCTGCGCGACGGTGCGCGCTCCGGTGCCGGCATCTTCAGCGGTGGTTACGCCAGCTCGCGCCACAGCCTGTCGGTGGCCCCCATCGCGGGCAAGGGAGCCAACATGCAGCGCGACTACTGGTACAGCTCGCAGCGTTCGCCGCACGACCTGGCCTCGCCACAAGCCGTGGGCCGCTACGCCGCCGAACGCACGCTGGCGCGCCTGAACGGCCGCAAGATCGCCACCACCGAATGCCCGGTGCTGTTCGAATCGCCCATGGCCGCCGGCCTGCTGGGCGCCTATGTGCAGGCCACCAGCGGCGGCGCGCTCTACCGCAACACCACCTTTTTGCCCAACAGCCTGGGCAAGCGTGTGCTGGCCAAACACATCGACATCCTGGAAGACCCGCACGTGCGCAACGGCAAGGGCAGCTCGCCGTTCGACGACGAAGGCGTGCGCACCGCCAAACGCAAGGTGGTGTCGGCCGGCAAGGTGTTGGGTTATTTCCTGTCCACCTACTCGGCGCGCAAGTTGGGCATGCGCACCACCGGCAACGCCGGCGGCTCGCACAACCTCACGCTCACCAGCCGCCTCACAGCGCCCGGCGACGACCTGCGCGCGATGCTCAAGAAGCTCGGCCGCGGCCTTATGGTCACCGAGCTCATGGGTCAGGGCGTGAACTACGTGACCGGCGACTACTCTCGCGGCGCCTCGGGCTACTGGGTGGAAAACGGCGAGATCGCCTACCCGGTGCACGAGATCACCATCGCCGGCAATCTCAAGGACATGTTCCAGGGCATCGAGGCGGTGGGCGCGGATGCGTACAACTTCGGCGCGAAAACCGTCGGATCCATCTTGATCAACAAGATGAAGATCGCCGGGAGTTGA
- the yjgA gene encoding ribosome biogenesis factor YjgA, producing MSRKPTKGYFVRGQFVALGSELDLELKRELKGSDDMSKTDLKKYSDRLQELGESLLTLRADLMKRLDLSEKLVDAVNDCKKITNFEGRRRQMQYIGKLMRGVSEATLAEVEAALDEQNKGSVKGTLSLHLAEQWRDQLIANDDALTRWLEQVPDTDVQQLRALIRQARKDAQANEALERAGEAVRHGKAYREIFQLVKAALNQGSDEPDAPVEEDPT from the coding sequence ATGTCCCGCAAACCCACCAAAGGCTATTTCGTCCGTGGCCAGTTCGTCGCCCTGGGCAGCGAGCTGGACCTGGAACTCAAGCGCGAGCTCAAGGGTTCGGACGACATGAGCAAGACCGACCTCAAGAAGTACAGCGACCGCCTGCAGGAGCTTGGCGAAAGCCTGCTCACGTTGCGCGCCGATCTGATGAAACGGCTCGACCTGTCGGAAAAACTGGTGGACGCGGTCAACGATTGCAAGAAGATCACCAACTTCGAAGGCCGCCGCCGCCAGATGCAGTACATCGGCAAGCTCATGCGCGGCGTGAGCGAAGCCACGCTGGCGGAAGTGGAAGCCGCGCTCGACGAGCAGAACAAGGGCTCGGTGAAAGGCACCTTGTCATTGCACCTGGCCGAGCAGTGGCGCGACCAGTTGATCGCCAACGACGACGCGCTCACACGCTGGCTGGAACAGGTGCCGGACACCGATGTGCAGCAACTGCGCGCGCTCATCCGCCAGGCCCGCAAGGACGCGCAAGCCAACGAGGCCCTGGAGCGCGCTGGTGAAGCGGTGCGCCACGGCAAGGCCTACCGCGAGATCTTCCAGCTGGTCAAAGCCGCGCTGAACCAGGGCTCGGATGAGCCCGACGCGCCTGTTGAGGAAGACCCGACATGA
- a CDS encoding RNA methyltransferase, giving the protein MRTRFVLIQTSHAGNVGGVARAMKVMGFDDLVLVQPRWANVLRREETIQRASGANDVLAKTRVVDTLDEALDGMTHLCATAMTPRDFGPPTLAPREHFQTLLASTEPPEGVAFLFGSERFGMRNEDVYRCHAALSIPTSPDFGSLNLAAAVQLIAYDWRQALGGFAPLPPSPPRQQADAQTIGGMLTHLEQALVAVEFLDPAAPKKLMPRLNQLFNRAAPSEEEIHILRGVAKAMLQVADKARR; this is encoded by the coding sequence ATGCGCACCCGTTTTGTACTGATCCAGACCAGCCACGCCGGCAATGTGGGCGGTGTCGCCCGCGCCATGAAAGTGATGGGTTTTGACGACCTCGTGCTGGTGCAGCCGCGCTGGGCCAACGTATTGCGCCGCGAAGAAACCATCCAGCGCGCCAGCGGCGCCAACGACGTGCTGGCCAAGACGCGCGTGGTGGACACGCTGGACGAGGCGCTCGACGGCATGACCCACCTGTGCGCCACCGCCATGACGCCGCGCGACTTCGGCCCGCCCACGCTGGCCCCGCGTGAACACTTCCAGACCCTGCTGGCGTCAACCGAGCCGCCCGAGGGCGTGGCATTCTTGTTCGGCTCCGAGCGCTTCGGCATGCGCAACGAAGACGTGTACCGATGCCACGCGGCGCTCAGCATTCCCACCTCGCCCGACTTCGGTTCGCTCAACCTCGCGGCGGCGGTGCAGCTGATCGCCTACGACTGGCGCCAGGCGCTCGGTGGGTTTGCACCATTGCCGCCATCACCACCGCGCCAGCAGGCCGACGCGCAGACCATCGGCGGCATGCTGACGCACCTGGAGCAGGCGCTGGTGGCGGTGGAGTTTCTCGACCCTGCTGCGCCGAAGAAGCTCATGCCCCGGTTGAACCAGCTTTTCAACCGCGCCGCACCGAGCGAAGAAGAAATCCACATCTTGCGAGGTGTTGCCAAGGCGATGCTGCAGGTGGCCGACAAGGCCAGGCGCTAG
- a CDS encoding PAS domain-containing protein: MSEAAPEPAPGEQVIPPSASASAGASILPFDAIFMAAPLPASVSRWHDGCLLAVNDAWVAITGLSREDAIGRTTVELGHWRGTGDRERFLNDLPGPDDVQVLHLKGGRAHRVRMHATALEAKPEKLLLVYFTETTREQEAEAALAQSNAALKQTNVALQQRVELHIAIEKLARVGHWMNAENQAHVQWSPGLYDITGVPYQHPVSKEVGRSGIHPDDMPAWLEARAALDGREVEFRWLRPDGEQRWFRTRLSQTSVAGNPQTDFGVVQDITAERQATEQLGRQLDLLQNIAQRVPGMMFQAKLSPEGRSTILYVNDAAREMLGVEPRDLQRDARILFQRVHADDRAEVIASLESSARELSYWRQTYRVDLPGRGLRWYRVEAVPQREPDGSVIWHGFTADVTDARLAAQRVERQQQMLEAVRRAQAVFIETEDKRVAFEGLLDAFIQLTSSGYGFVGEVLYDVNDKPFLRTHAITDISWDEASRRMYTDQLDAGMTFSNLKTLFGHAMSSGLPVIANHPRSDPRAAGMPKGHPPMDAFLGIPLAVGDRLVAMVGLANQPEGYSEADIEFLQPLLGAVRQLVLAWRSLQERKRTRNQLEATSALLAEKSAALQATLDSISQGLTKVSPEGQILFYNRRTLELLDLPDELMAKRPTHDEMVKFQRERGDFGDQLQLIDPTARRYLENQTTPVALPDHYWRKTKDGRTLEIRARQLPDGGVVRTFTDVTSYISTQEALRDERQRLAWVLDATRPGIWETNLTERKLSINERWAEMLGHTLAELEPVTYETWESRVHPDDLVKADAARDQHMRGELPFYDCDLRVKHKDGHWVWINTRGRVHQRDSDDRALYMSGTHLDISERVAAQEQIQALNASLEQRVRERTAELERTMRDMEAISYSIAHDLRAPLRSVNGFAQVIAEEEGDRLSDGGRQMFERIARSSRNMGQMITDMLELLRVVQVELDARPVCMADLAGAVAESLAPQVPEARIEVGELPDALGDATLLRQVFSNLLDNALKYSRHQSEPMVVVGFDATSDAYFIRDNGMGFDMARAQKLFGLFQRLHAGTDVPGMGVGLAIVARIIERHGGHIWAESAPGQGACFWFRVRRA, encoded by the coding sequence ATGTCCGAAGCTGCCCCCGAACCCGCTCCCGGCGAGCAGGTCATTCCACCGTCGGCTTCGGCATCGGCTGGGGCTTCCATCCTTCCTTTCGATGCCATCTTCATGGCTGCGCCGCTGCCGGCGTCGGTGTCCCGCTGGCACGATGGTTGTCTGCTCGCTGTCAACGACGCCTGGGTGGCGATCACGGGCCTGTCGCGCGAAGACGCCATTGGCCGTACCACGGTGGAGCTGGGGCATTGGCGGGGAACGGGGGATCGCGAGCGGTTTCTGAACGACCTGCCCGGTCCCGACGACGTGCAGGTGCTTCATCTCAAGGGTGGCCGCGCCCACCGGGTCCGCATGCACGCCACCGCGCTGGAGGCCAAGCCCGAGAAGCTGCTGCTGGTCTATTTCACCGAAACCACACGCGAGCAGGAGGCCGAGGCGGCCCTCGCCCAATCGAATGCCGCGTTGAAGCAGACCAATGTGGCCTTGCAGCAGCGCGTGGAGCTGCACATCGCGATCGAGAAGCTGGCCCGCGTGGGGCACTGGATGAATGCCGAGAACCAGGCGCATGTGCAATGGTCGCCAGGCCTCTACGACATCACGGGGGTGCCTTACCAGCACCCGGTCTCCAAGGAAGTCGGGCGCAGCGGCATCCACCCCGACGACATGCCGGCCTGGCTGGAAGCCCGCGCCGCGCTGGATGGCCGGGAGGTGGAATTCCGCTGGCTGCGCCCCGACGGCGAGCAGCGCTGGTTTCGCACGCGCCTGAGCCAGACCTCGGTGGCGGGCAATCCCCAGACCGACTTCGGTGTGGTGCAGGACATCACGGCCGAGCGCCAGGCCACCGAACAGCTCGGCCGGCAGCTGGATTTGCTGCAGAACATCGCCCAGCGCGTGCCCGGCATGATGTTCCAGGCGAAGTTGTCGCCCGAGGGGCGGAGCACCATCCTGTATGTGAACGATGCGGCGCGCGAGATGCTGGGCGTGGAGCCCAGGGACCTGCAACGCGACGCGCGCATCCTGTTCCAGCGCGTGCATGCCGACGACCGGGCCGAAGTCATCGCATCGCTGGAATCCTCCGCGCGTGAGTTGAGTTACTGGCGCCAGACCTACCGCGTGGACCTGCCCGGGCGCGGCCTGCGCTGGTATCGGGTGGAGGCGGTGCCCCAGCGCGAGCCCGACGGCTCGGTGATCTGGCACGGTTTCACGGCGGACGTGACCGACGCCCGTCTGGCGGCGCAGCGTGTCGAGCGGCAGCAACAGATGCTGGAAGCGGTGCGCCGCGCGCAGGCGGTGTTCATCGAAACCGAGGACAAGCGCGTCGCGTTTGAAGGCCTGCTGGACGCTTTCATCCAGCTCACGAGCAGCGGCTACGGCTTCGTCGGCGAGGTGCTGTACGACGTCAATGACAAGCCCTTCCTGCGCACCCACGCCATCACGGACATCTCATGGGACGAAGCCTCGCGGCGGATGTACACCGATCAGCTCGACGCAGGCATGACCTTCAGCAACCTCAAGACCTTGTTCGGGCATGCGATGTCCTCTGGTCTGCCGGTGATTGCCAACCATCCGCGCAGCGATCCGCGCGCCGCGGGCATGCCCAAGGGTCACCCACCCATGGACGCTTTCCTCGGCATTCCGCTGGCGGTGGGGGACCGGCTGGTGGCCATGGTGGGGCTGGCAAACCAGCCCGAGGGATACAGCGAGGCCGACATCGAGTTTTTGCAGCCGCTGCTGGGCGCCGTGCGACAGCTGGTGCTGGCCTGGCGCAGCCTGCAGGAGCGCAAGCGCACGCGCAACCAGCTGGAAGCCACGAGCGCCTTGCTGGCCGAGAAGAGCGCGGCCTTGCAGGCCACGCTGGACAGCATCAGCCAGGGCCTGACCAAGGTGTCGCCCGAAGGGCAGATCCTGTTCTACAACCGCCGCACACTGGAGCTGCTGGACCTGCCCGACGAGCTGATGGCCAAACGGCCCACGCACGATGAAATGGTGAAGTTCCAGCGCGAGCGGGGCGATTTTGGCGACCAGCTGCAGCTGATCGATCCCACGGCCAGGCGCTATCTGGAGAATCAAACGACGCCGGTCGCCTTGCCGGACCACTACTGGCGCAAGACCAAGGACGGTCGCACACTGGAAATCCGTGCCCGCCAGTTGCCCGATGGCGGCGTGGTGCGCACCTTCACCGACGTGACCTCCTACATCTCCACGCAGGAAGCCCTGCGGGATGAGCGCCAGCGGCTGGCCTGGGTGCTCGACGCCACGCGCCCCGGCATCTGGGAGACCAACCTCACCGAGCGCAAGCTGAGCATCAACGAACGCTGGGCCGAGATGCTGGGCCACACCCTGGCCGAGCTGGAGCCGGTGACCTACGAAACCTGGGAATCGCGGGTGCACCCAGACGACCTCGTGAAGGCCGACGCGGCGCGCGATCAACACATGAGGGGCGAGCTGCCGTTCTACGACTGTGACCTGCGCGTCAAACACAAGGACGGCCACTGGGTCTGGATCAACACCCGTGGTCGTGTGCACCAGCGCGACAGCGACGACCGCGCGCTCTACATGTCGGGCACGCATCTGGACATCAGCGAGCGCGTGGCCGCCCAGGAGCAGATCCAGGCGCTCAATGCCAGCCTGGAGCAGCGGGTGCGAGAGCGCACGGCCGAGCTGGAGCGGACCATGCGTGACATGGAAGCGATCTCGTATTCGATCGCGCACGACCTGCGCGCGCCGCTGCGTTCGGTGAATGGATTTGCGCAGGTGATCGCCGAAGAAGAGGGCGATCGGCTCAGCGACGGCGGGCGCCAGATGTTCGAGCGCATCGCACGTTCGTCGCGCAACATGGGGCAGATGATCACCGACATGCTGGAGCTGCTGCGGGTGGTGCAGGTGGAACTCGATGCGCGACCGGTGTGCATGGCCGACCTCGCCGGCGCGGTGGCGGAATCCCTGGCGCCGCAGGTGCCCGAGGCGCGGATCGAAGTGGGTGAGCTGCCCGATGCGCTGGGCGACGCCACGCTGTTGCGCCAGGTGTTCAGCAACCTGCTGGACAACGCCTTGAAGTATTCAAGGCACCAGAGCGAGCCCATGGTGGTCGTGGGCTTTGATGCCACGTCCGACGCCTACTTCATCCGCGACAACGGCATGGGCTTCGACATGGCACGCGCCCAGAAGTTGTTCGGCCTGTTCCAGCGCCTGCACGCGGGCACCGACGTGCCCGGCATGGGCGTGGGCCTGGCGATCGTGGCGCGCATCATCGAGCGCCATGGCGGCCACATTTGGGCCGAGTCGGCGCCGGGGCAGGGCGCCTGCTTCTGGTTCCGCGTGCGGCGGGCCTGA
- the cysE gene encoding serine O-acetyltransferase encodes MFARLRSDIQCVLDRDPAARSTWEVITCYPGLHAVWLHRPAHWCWTHGFKWLGRFISHIARFLTGIEIHPGAKVGERVFFDHAMGVVVGETAEIGDGCTIYQGVTLGGTSLYKGTKRHPTLGKDVVVSAGAKVLGGFLVGDGAKIGSNAVVIKPVPAGATAVGIPARIIPSKTGESADVTDPKFQAYGITQEDDPLSQAMRGLIDTTASQDHQIALLWCAIEKLSQSTRDGDCVPKDAAREECFEAEKLNQLIGK; translated from the coding sequence ATGTTTGCCCGCCTCCGCTCCGACATCCAGTGCGTCCTCGACCGCGATCCCGCTGCGCGCAGCACCTGGGAAGTCATCACCTGCTACCCCGGCCTGCACGCGGTGTGGCTGCACCGCCCGGCCCACTGGTGCTGGACGCACGGCTTCAAATGGCTGGGCCGTTTCATCTCGCACATCGCGCGCTTCCTCACCGGCATCGAGATCCACCCGGGCGCCAAGGTGGGTGAGCGTGTGTTCTTCGATCACGCCATGGGCGTGGTGGTGGGAGAAACCGCCGAGATCGGCGACGGCTGCACGATCTACCAGGGCGTGACGCTGGGCGGCACCTCGCTCTACAAGGGCACCAAGCGCCACCCCACGCTGGGCAAGGACGTGGTGGTGAGCGCGGGCGCCAAGGTGCTGGGTGGGTTTCTGGTGGGCGACGGCGCCAAGATCGGCAGCAACGCGGTGGTGATCAAGCCGGTGCCGGCGGGCGCCACGGCGGTGGGCATTCCGGCGCGCATCATCCCGAGCAAGACCGGCGAGAGCGCCGATGTGACGGACCCGAAGTTCCAGGCCTACGGCATCACGCAGGAAGACGATCCGCTGTCACAGGCCATGCGTGGCCTGATCGACACCACCGCCAGCCAGGACCACCAGATCGCGCTGCTGTGGTGCGCGATCGAGAAGCTCTCGCAGTCAACGCGTGACGGAGATTGCGTGCCGAAGGATGCGGCGCGCGAAGAATGCTTTGAAGCCGAGAAGCTGAATCAGCTGATCGGCAAGTGA
- a CDS encoding FKBP-type peptidyl-prolyl cis-trans isomerase — MKITKDTIVTLTFRATDAQGKVLEDGKEPRAYLHGGYGNTLPGIEKALEGQEPGFAATLVLPPEDAFGVRDESLVTTMPKRDFPPGVKVGGQLEGSDDKGQQHVFTVMKIKGDTVHLDGNHPMAGQTLKFAVKVVDVKAASAEEISHGHAHGAHGHHH, encoded by the coding sequence ATGAAGATCACCAAAGACACCATCGTCACCCTCACCTTCCGTGCCACCGATGCCCAGGGCAAGGTGCTCGAGGACGGCAAGGAGCCGCGCGCGTATCTGCACGGCGGCTACGGCAACACGCTGCCGGGCATCGAAAAAGCGCTGGAAGGCCAGGAACCCGGCTTTGCTGCCACGCTGGTGCTGCCGCCTGAAGACGCGTTCGGCGTGCGCGACGAAAGCCTGGTGACCACCATGCCCAAGCGCGACTTTCCACCGGGCGTGAAGGTGGGTGGCCAGCTCGAAGGCAGCGACGACAAGGGCCAGCAACACGTGTTCACCGTGATGAAGATCAAGGGCGACACGGTGCACCTGGACGGCAACCACCCGATGGCCGGGCAGACGCTGAAGTTCGCGGTGAAGGTGGTGGATGTGAAGGCGGCGAGTGCGGAAGAGATCTCACACGGCCATGCGCACGGCGCGCACGGACATCACCACTGA
- a CDS encoding inositol monophosphatase family protein — MSSTLHPMLNVAIKAARLAGTIINRAALDVESVRVSVKQTNDFVTEVDQAAEAAIIDTLLTAYPDHAIWAEESGKREGRHGGADHVWIIDPLDGTTNFIHGFPVYCVSIALMVGNKLEQAVIYDPTRNDLFCATRGRGAYMNDRRIRVAKRTTLRDCLMSTGFPFRPGDAFQTYLQMLGDVMPRVAGVRRPGSAALDLAYLAAGFTDGFFEMGLSPWDVAAGALLVTEAGGLIGNFTGEADFLEQKECMAANPKIYGQLVGVTSKYSKFASAGDKAAVRQARTIGAPAPAAEAPVAEMPAADAPSQGDAPF; from the coding sequence ATGTCGTCCACGCTCCACCCCATGCTCAACGTGGCCATCAAGGCCGCTCGCCTTGCCGGCACCATCATCAACCGCGCTGCCCTGGATGTGGAATCGGTCCGCGTTTCGGTCAAGCAGACCAACGATTTCGTGACCGAGGTCGATCAGGCCGCCGAAGCCGCGATCATCGACACCCTGCTCACCGCCTACCCCGATCACGCGATCTGGGCCGAGGAGTCGGGCAAACGCGAAGGACGGCATGGCGGCGCAGATCATGTCTGGATCATCGACCCGCTGGACGGCACCACCAACTTCATTCACGGCTTCCCGGTCTATTGCGTGAGCATCGCGCTCATGGTGGGCAACAAGCTCGAACAAGCCGTGATCTACGACCCCACCCGCAACGACCTGTTTTGCGCCACGCGCGGGCGCGGTGCGTACATGAACGACCGCCGCATCCGTGTGGCCAAGCGCACCACGCTGCGCGACTGTCTGATGTCCACCGGCTTTCCGTTCCGCCCGGGCGACGCCTTCCAGACCTACCTGCAGATGCTCGGCGACGTGATGCCGCGCGTGGCGGGTGTGCGCCGCCCCGGTTCGGCCGCGCTCGACCTGGCCTACCTGGCCGCAGGCTTCACCGACGGATTCTTCGAAATGGGCCTTTCGCCCTGGGACGTGGCCGCGGGTGCGCTGCTGGTCACCGAGGCCGGTGGCCTGATCGGCAACTTCACCGGCGAAGCCGACTTCCTGGAGCAGAAGGAATGCATGGCCGCCAACCCCAAGATCTACGGTCAGCTGGTCGGTGTGACCAGCAAATACAGCAAATTCGCCAGCGCCGGCGACAAGGCGGCGGTGCGACAAGCCCGCACCATCGGCGCACCCGCACCCGCAGCCGAAGCACCTGTTGCCGAGATGCCCGCAGCTGACGCCCCCAGTCAGGGCGACGCGCCTTTCTGA
- a CDS encoding plasmid replication/partition related protein, with translation MHITVNPDLKAYIDPLTPDEFDALERSILAEGCRDALVLWGEVLVDGHNRYGICQKHGLPFQTVQNTHFQSMEDVHLWMIDQHLGRRSVSDFQRGVLALRKREIMAGRRSRFLASTPSPDDLPPDEALPAPTPDTPAVPPARPLHSREDIAKAARLSSSQVVQIEKIQKQAAPELVEALKAGAISLNAAAAVAGLPAEEQVAAALAGKDELKLAAKRARDARRKPPEAGDEAATPAPSDEVATLRLKVAGLEADNAALRDQVSALRAQLEAQSA, from the coding sequence ATGCACATCACCGTCAACCCGGACCTCAAAGCCTACATCGACCCCCTGACCCCGGACGAATTCGACGCGCTGGAGCGCAGCATCCTCGCCGAGGGCTGCCGCGACGCGCTGGTGCTGTGGGGCGAGGTGCTGGTGGACGGACACAACCGCTACGGCATCTGCCAGAAACACGGCTTGCCGTTTCAGACCGTGCAGAACACGCATTTCCAGTCGATGGAAGACGTGCACCTGTGGATGATCGACCAGCACCTGGGCCGGCGCAGCGTGTCGGATTTCCAGCGCGGTGTGCTGGCCTTGCGCAAGCGCGAGATCATGGCCGGACGGCGTTCTCGCTTTCTGGCCTCCACCCCCTCCCCCGACGACCTGCCGCCCGACGAGGCGCTGCCCGCCCCGACCCCGGACACACCCGCCGTACCGCCCGCCCGGCCGCTGCACAGCCGCGAAGACATCGCCAAGGCCGCGCGCCTGAGCAGCAGCCAGGTGGTGCAGATTGAAAAGATCCAGAAACAGGCCGCGCCCGAGCTGGTGGAAGCCTTGAAGGCCGGCGCGATTTCGCTCAACGCCGCGGCGGCGGTGGCCGGCCTGCCGGCCGAGGAGCAGGTGGCCGCTGCGCTCGCCGGCAAGGACGAACTCAAGCTCGCAGCCAAGCGCGCACGCGACGCACGCCGCAAGCCACCCGAGGCCGGTGACGAAGCAGCCACGCCCGCCCCGTCCGACGAGGTGGCCACCCTGCGCCTGAAAGTCGCCGGGCTGGAAGCCGACAACGCCGCGCTGCGCGACCAGGTGTCGGCCTTGCGCGCGCAGCTGGAAGCGCAGTCCGCCTGA
- the mog gene encoding molybdopterin adenylyltransferase gives MNEQTRQPEDPVRIGIVSISDRASTGVYEDKGLPALQEWLTRALKNPITFEPRLIPDEVERISATLIELVDAGCSLVLTTGGTGPALRDVTPEATLAVAHKEMPGFGEQMRQISLTFVPTAILSRQVAVIRDQSLILNLPGQPKAIAETLEGLKNADGTQKVNGIFAAVPYCIDLIGGPYLETNDEVCKAFRPKSAVRPAR, from the coding sequence ATGAACGAACAAACACGCCAGCCCGAAGACCCGGTGCGCATCGGCATCGTGTCCATCAGCGACCGCGCCAGCACCGGCGTGTACGAAGACAAGGGATTGCCTGCGCTGCAGGAGTGGCTCACGCGCGCGCTCAAGAACCCGATCACCTTCGAGCCACGCCTGATCCCCGACGAGGTGGAGCGCATCAGCGCCACCTTGATCGAACTGGTGGACGCGGGCTGCTCGCTGGTGCTCACCACCGGCGGCACGGGCCCCGCGCTGCGCGATGTGACTCCCGAGGCCACGCTGGCCGTGGCCCACAAGGAGATGCCGGGCTTTGGCGAGCAGATGCGCCAGATCAGCCTGACCTTTGTGCCCACCGCCATCCTCTCGCGCCAGGTCGCCGTGATCCGCGACCAGAGCCTGATCCTGAACCTGCCGGGCCAGCCCAAGGCGATCGCCGAAACGCTGGAAGGCTTGAAGAACGCCGACGGCACGCAGAAGGTCAACGGCATCTTTGCCGCCGTGCCCTACTGCATCGACCTGATCGGCGGGCCCTACCTCGAAACGAACGACGAGGTCTGCAAGGCCTTCCGTCCCAAATCTGCCGTGCGCCCCGCGCGCTGA